The Apibacter raozihei DNA segment AATCTATTGGATTTAATTTTAAATGAAAAGATTAATCATGCTAGAAGGGGGGGGCGGGAGTTATAGAATATTAAAATTTGTATATATATTGTTTTTTTACTGTATAATTGATTAAATGAAGTAAGTAATAAAAAAAAGAGAGCTCAAAATATTTGAGCTCTCTTACGGGTATTTAATTAATTGTATATATGATTTCTATTAATAAGGACATCTTGCAATAGTAGCAGAGCATAGTCGACTTCCTACATTAAATTTAGAAGTTGTAGGGCAAGTGTATGTATAAGACGAAAACAAAGCGCTGCCACTATATACACATTTAATATACTGTGTACAGTTAGTTCCTGGTTTTAGCCAGTTTCCTGCGCTCTTACATGTAAAATTAGTATTTACTCCATTTGCGCTTGTAGAAGCAGATTGAGTGTCATCACAGGAGCCATAAGCGGTAACGGTAATGGTGGTTCTTCCTTCAGTAGTAGGAGAGTAGTTGTAAGTAGAACTTACACCACTTTGAACAATTTGACTACCTACTTTCCAGTCGTATCTCACAGCATTGGTTACACCACTTGCAGTAAATTTCTGGGTTGTTCCAGGATTTACCTGAGCCGTAGTTGGGGAAATTTTTAAAGTTCCAGACAGTTTTTGACAAGCTACTGTGGGGGTGGAAGTAACGGAATTACTTACAGATGAACTGTTGCATCCGATAGCTTTTACCATTATGGTAACACTTGACGTATTCTGTGGAGTATATGTAAATGTAGTACCGTTCTGACCAGATTGAAGTGAATTATTAACATACCATTGATAGGTTTCAGCATTGCTAACTCCAGAAACAGTAAATACGGATTGTTCACTTACAACTAAGGGTGTATAGCTGATAGATGGTGTTCCAGAAACTGGTATACATGCCGTTTGAGGAGTAGCTGTAACAGTTCCCGTGGTGGTAGTTGTTTCATCACAACCTATTCCGGTTACAGTTATAGTTACAGGATTTGTATCTGAAGGAGTAAATTTAAAAGTTTGACTGGTTTCATCTTGGACATGATCATTAACAGCCCATTGATAACTTAAAATGTTTGTTCCCCCGTTTGCTGTAAATGTTGTGGTTTCACTAACGATTAAGTTGGGATTAGCCGGGCTTATAGAAAGTGTACCGGAAGCTGTGTTTTGACAGGCCTCTACATCATTTGGGATTTCATCTATTTGAGCAGATTGAAAAGTTCCGTCACAGCTATATGCTTTAACTTTGATAATTACCTGATCAGTATTAACAGGTGTATAGGTAAAAGTTGCATATATTTCGCCTTCTTGTACTACATCGTCTACTAGCCATTCATATCTAGACACATTCTCAACATTATAGGCGCTATATTCTTTGGCTACACCAACAAAAATATCCGTAACATAATCACGGGTAATCCCCAATGTGCCAGTCATAGGTATACAATCTACATCTCCGCATTTTTCAATCCATTCTGTTTTTACCCAGAAATTTATACATTTAGTATCTACATTATAGATCATTAAACCGTTTTTTTTACTACTGGAGCTAAGAGAGTCCAGTTTTCTTATTTGCAGTGTTGTTAATTGAGGAAGTCTTAACCCTTTTTTTAATGCTATTTCTAAAGATGAATAATTTGAAGGTTGACTGGTTCCAATGCCTACTGAGCCAGAGTTTGTAATAACTACATCATCTTTCTGTTCATCTTGTGAAGGAGTTCCCGTTTGGGAATTGTTTCCTGAACCGTCAATATGAAAGACCGTTTTAGGATTGTTTGTATTAACACCTGTCTGCGAATAACTGACAGAAGTATATAAAGCTAAAAATAATATAATTAATCGTTTCATTTTAAAGTTTCATTTAAGGTTAAATAAAATATTGCGCTATTTGTATAAAAATATGTTCCACTAATGTTAATCTTTATTTTGTAAAGAATATTTTGTTTTAATTACAAGGGGAACGTTAATTACCGCATATTTTTTTCCATTCTGTATCTACCCAGAAGTTAATACAATTAGTTTCGGTATTAAATACAGTCAATCCGTTTTTATTATCATCGGCGCTCGTAGTAGAGTCCAACTCTGATATTTGAGAATTAGTCAACTGTGGTAGTCTAAGCCCTTTATCAGATGCAATTTCTAAGGAAGAGTAAGCCGCTGGCTCAATGGTCCCGATTCCTATACTTCCGGAACTGGTAATCACGACATCGTTTTTTTGAGCGCTTTCTGAGATAGTACCCGATGTAGGATTATCTCCGGCTCCGTCAATATGTAATAAAGCCTTTGGATTGCTTGTATTAATACCAACCTGAGAAAAACAACAATAAGATGATAATGTAGTTGTTAGTAATAGTAAAAAAAGTTTCATAAATGTGTATAGTTATAGTTAATGATTGAAAGGTTTATAAAAATTAAATTGATATTAGTTAATAATTGTATTTTACATATAACTAATTATAACATTCATATTGCAGCGAATAATAAATAGTTTAGTTTTTATTATATATAAGAAAGTAGTAGTTTGAAATAAATTGTAATTAAGGATACCATTTTTACGATAATAAAATTTAGCATTTTCTTAACTGGATGCAAATGTAGTATCTTGTAATGTGTATATCCTAAATAAAAATAAGTGTATTTCGTGAAATCCGCTATAATTTTGTGTAATAAAAAAGTAAATCCTCATGTCTATGTAAAAAAAAAGTGTTATAAAAAATTCGTTATTTGAATAAATTATAAAATTACTTTTTTTAAAAAAATAAATAATATGAGATTAAATTAAATTTATTTTTAATACAATGATGTTTAAAATGTTTAAATTATTCTTTATTGAAATTATTCTAGACTTTGTAAATGTTCTTTAAGCTAAAACTATTGAATATTCGCTTTTTTTTAATGTAAATTAATAAATTAATTCGATTTTGTATTGATTTTACTTGTTATGACTCATAAGTATTATATAAATATCATAAATTATGACTTATATCTGTAGTAAAAAATATGATTTTAATATTAACTAAGCTTTTTAATATTAATTTTTTAATAAAATGATTTTTTAAGGTATAGGGTTATAGCAAAAAACAAAAAAATACTTGTAAAAGTATTTTTCAATCAAATAAAGAAAAAGTGAGTATCAATAAATTTGATTAATTAATAGCTTCATTAAGTAATTCAGCTAAATCTTTGACAAAAACCTGTAGACTTTTTTCTTTAACCTTAATACCATCAGTGAGCATGGTGTTGCAAAATGGACAACCAGTGGCTATAATGTTCGGAGATTTATCAAGAGCTTCCTCCGTTCTTTCTATGTTAATATCCTTTATGCCCTTTTCAGGTTCTTTAAACATTTGTGCACCTCCTGCACCACAGCAAAGGCCATTTTGACGACAGCGTTTCATTTCAATTAAATCGGCTTCAAGTGCAGATAATACTTGTCGTGGAGCTTCGTATTGATCATTGGCTCTTCCAAGATAACAAGGATCATGAAAAACTATTTTTTTTCCTTTAAAATTTCCCCCTTCTACTTTTAAGCGACCTTCGTATAATAAATTTTGAAGAAATTGAGCGTGATGAAGAACTTCATACTCCCCTCCAAGTTGAGGATATTCATTTTTTAGCGTATTGAAACAATGAGGACAGGCGGTAACTATTTTTTTTATTTCATATGAATTCAAAACCTCTATATTCATTATAGCTTGCATTTGAAATAGAAATTCATTTCCTGCTCTCTTCGCCGGATCTCCTGTACACCCCTCTTCTTGGCCTAAAATAGCAAAATCTATTCTCGCTTTTTGTAAAAGAGAGGCAAAAGCTTTAGTAATTTTTTTAGCTCTTTCATCAAAACTTCCTGAGCAGCCTACCCAAAATAAAACTTCCGGAGATTTTCCTTCAGCAGCATATTCTGCCATTGTTTTTATCGGTTGAATATTAGATTCCATAATTAAAATCAGATGTTAGGTTTTATGTTTACTCTTTTGAAAGTCTATTCATGAATCCAGTTTGCACGATCACTCTGACTAAATTGCCAAGGAGCGCTGTTGTTTTCCATGTTTGCCATCATCATATTCAATTCCTGAGGAGCTGCAGATTGTTCCATTACCAGATAGCGGCGTAAATCTATAATTATTGATAAAGGATCAATCAGAACAGGACATGATTCAACACAGGCATTACAGGTAGTACAAGCCCAGAGTTCTTCAGATGTAATGTAATCACCCAATAATTGCTTCCCGTCCTCGATAAAAATACCGTTTTTATTAATATTTTTGCCAATATCTTCAATGCGATCTCTAACACTCATCATAATCTTTCTTGGAGAAAGTTTTTTTCCTGTTAAATTGGCAGGACAATTAGAGGTACATCTACCGCATTCAGTGCAAGTATAAGCATTTAGTAATTGAATCCAAGACAAATCAGTAGCATCACTAGCTCCAAATTTTTCAGGAATAGTACCCTCAGGCGTGGCTGCATATGGATCTATGTTCGGATCCATCATAGATCTTACTTCTTTAGTTATTGCCTCTAAAGAATTTAGCTGGCCTTTTTTATTTAGGTTTGAAAAGTAAGTATTAGGAAAAGCAAATAATATATGCAGGTGCTTAGAAAAGTAAAGATAATTCATGAAAAATAATATTCCAAGATAATGAAACCACCAGGACGACTTTTCAATAATTATAAGAGAATGCACAGATAAACCGGAAAAAGCATTGCCTAAAATTAGATGACTTATTGGAAAATAACCCAAGGTCTCTCTATGATCCAGAAGTTGTAAGTTAATGTCAGCAGAGTTCATAGACAATAATGCAAACATCATAACAAATTCTATGATTAATATTAAATTTCCGTCTATTTTCGGCCATCCTATAAGATCTCTGGAATTCAGTCTGGGTACTTTAGTTATATTTCTTCTGATAAAAAAAACTGAAACAGAAATCATTACTGAAACGGCTAAAAAGTCAAGAGTAGCAGTTACAAAATTATACAGCTGAGTAGGTATAATATGCCCCAGATATCTATGAGTTCCAAAAATACCATCGATAAAAATTTCAATCAGCTCTACATTAACGATCAAAAATCCTAAATAGACAATTATGTGGAAAAAACCTGCCACAGGCTTAGCCATCATTTTACCCTGCCCAATAGCAATACGAGCCATTAATTTCAATCTTACAGAAGGTTGATCGGAACGATTAGATTTTTTCCCCAGAAGTATATTTCGTCGTATTCTTAAAAGATTGCGTACAAAAAGTCCAATTCCACCAATAGCAAAAGCTAAGAATAATATACTTCGTAGATATTCCATGACATAATGGTTTTTATGGTTTTAAATTCCTATTCGTTCGGCAATTCGGATTTTTCGATAGTTTGTTTTTTGTCTTTATCTTTTCCTCCTCCAAAAACAGAAAAATGTACATATCTTTTTGGATTGGTTTTAAAATCATCTAATAGTACACTTAGATTTTTGGAAGCATCATTCAAATTGTTGTATAATCCGTTGTCATTCATTAATTTACCTAGACTACCATTCCCTGAATTTATTTTCCCGGTGATTTGGTTAAGGTCATTTAATGTGCTTTCAAGTTTTTTTAAGGTCTGTTCAAAATCAGTTTGATTTAATTTATCTGCTACAGAACCGTATTTTTCAACAGTTGAATTTGTAGTAACCAACATTTTATTGGCATTATCTAAAGCAGTAGTTAGTTTAACGGAATTTCCGGAAATAAGGGCATTGGCATTTTTACCTAAAGAGTTAAATTCTGAAATAGCTAGATTTAAGTTGCTCAATGCTGTCTCTATATGATTTCTGTTTTTTTCATTAAGTAATTTATTGGTAGCTGCTAAAGTAGAGTCTAATCTCATTAATACATTATTGGCATTATTACTCAAAGGTTTTAATTCAGAACCGGCTAAATCCATGATTCCAGGAAGAATCATACCTTTTAAAGTATCACCGGATTTCGCTATTTCTGCATTATCTTCTGCCAGTAGTAAATTTATTTCAGCTCCATTCATTAAGCTGGTAACAATCTGGGCAACCGAATTTTTTGAAAATTTGAACTCTTTTTGTACACGTAATTCAACAAGGAAGGAAACATTATTATTTTTGGTAGGAATAGGCGTTATAGATTCTACCATACCCACTTTAAGACCATTAATGGATACGTTTTTAGATTTTGACAATCCTTCAACTTTATTAAATTTTACGTAATAAGAGTCTTGACTGGAAAATACATCTCTCCCTTTTAAAAATTGAAATAACCACCAAAAACTTAATAAAGATATGATTACAATGATTCCTGCTTTAAATTCCTTTCTAATTTTCACTTTTGAACAACTTTTTTGGCAAATATAAAAATAAATAAAAAATATTAGAGGCTTTATTTTGCTTTTTATAAATTATTAAATGTTGCAGAATTACTAATTTACAGGATTTTATAATTTAAATCATTAAAAAAAAGGTAAAAGTTATTAGTTTGAGAAAGTATTCTTTCATAATTCTTCATAAAAAAAAATAAGGCACCAAATATTTGATAATAAATATGATAAATATGAGTAGTTGAAAAAAAAGAATATTTCAGTAAAAAAAATTTGCAAGAACAGAAAAACTGCTCTATATTTGCAATCCAATTACGAGGAGAACGAAAGTTTGAAACGCGAAAATAGCTCAGCTGGTAGAGCACGACCTTGCCAAGGTCGGGGTCGCGGGTTCGAGTCCCGTTTTTCGCTCAAAGTAGATATTTAAAATACAATAATACTGAGGCCCCGGTGGTGGAATTGGTAGACACGCAGGACTTAAAATCCTGTGGCCATTAGGCTGTACGGGTTCAAGTCCCGTCTGGGGTACTAAAAAACCTTCAAAATTTAAAAATTTTGAAGGTTTTTTTATAAGTAGAACATAAAATTGTAAATAAAAATGTTAAATATATATAAAATCCAACAGTGTAAATAGCTAGTTGGATTTTTTTATAAATAAAACAGTCTGCTGTATCTGTATATCACCTTAAAATAGAGATAGATTAGTACCTATACAATTACTCAGATACTATCTCGTTTGAAAAATAAGTTATCCCATCACAAATTAAAGGGGTTATTACATTTCCATAGGTGTATATTAATCTGTATTTTTCCTCTTTTTCTACCAAAGCCAAACCATTTGATAAATAACTTATCTCATCATAGATACAAGGGGTTATTGCTTTTCCGGTACTATCTATCAATCCATAGTTGGAATTTTTTCTTATTAAAAATATATCTTTAGGATTTTCTTGAGCAATTCCGAAAGTGAATAGGGTGAAAAAATAATAATGTAAAAAAACGATTTATTTAATTAAAATTATGGTGTTTAAAATATACTTTTATATTAAGTTTAAAATAAAAATATTAATTTATAAGCTATAAATAGATTAATTTATAGCCATAGGCTTTACAATAAAACTCCTTGCAATATAAAGGATGCAATAGAGAAATAGATAATTAATCCGGTAACATCTACCATAGTAGCAACAAAAGGTGCAGATGAGGTAGCAGGGTCGAGTTTAAATAACCTCAGTATAAACGGTATCATTGCACCGGATAATGTACCCCATAAAACAATACCAATTAAAGAGATAGCCACGGTTAAACCTACTAAAGTCCAGTGTGGACCATAATCATAAAAATGTAGATTTTGCCATATGAGAATTCGTACAAAGCCTATAATACCAAGAGTGAGGCCTAAAAGAAGTCCTGAGAAAATTTCTTTCCTCATAACATACCACCAGTCTCTTAGGTTGATTTCTTTCAATGCCATAGCTCGAATGATTAAAGTGGCAGCCTGAGAACCAGAGTTTCCTCCACTGGAAATAATTAAAGGTACAAATAAGGCTAAAACGACAGCTTTTTCTATTTCTTCTTCAAAATGTACCATAGCACTGGCTGTAAGCATTTCTCCTAAAAATAAAATAATTAGCCATCCGGCACGTTTTTTAAATAAAGTTACCAGAGGAGTATCCCGATAAGGAATATCTAGGGCTTCAAGTCCCCCGAATTTTTGAATATCCTCAGTATCTCTTTCCTTAACAATATCCAGTATATCATCAACCGTAACAATGCCTACCAGTATTCCGGTTTCGGATACCACTGGCAAAGCTGTGCGGTCGTAGTCTTCAAAAACATGAATAGCTTCTTCCTGATTCATCATGCTTTGCAAGGCTATAAAATTATCATCTCCCAGTTCTTCCAGTTTAGTATCATCATCAGCTAAAAGTAATTTACCTATCTTGATATCATCTAAAAGTTTATCATTTTGATCAACAATATAAATAAAGTTTAATGTTTCAGCTTTTCTACCAAATTTTTTAATATGTTCAAGAGTGTGTTTAACTGTCCAGTATTTTTTAGCCTGAATATAGTTAGGGGTCATTAATCTTCCGACACTGTCTTCAGGATATCCCAGAAGTTGTAGCGCAATTTTTCTTTCATTTTCATCTAAAAGATTAATTGTATTTTTTATAAGATCATCCGGAAGATCTACGAAAAAATCTGTACGGTCATCAGGAGCCATTTCATTTAAAAGATCAGCAATATCTTTTTTACCTAATCCATGAAGTAATTCCTGTTGAATTTTCGGGTCCAGATAAGTGAAAACCTCAGTTTTCTGTGTTCTGGGCAATAAAAAGAAATTTAAGATACGATCTTTTTCATTTAATTCTTCTAATTGTTCCGCAATGTCATTTGGGTGAAGATCTTCTACAGGAGTGCCTTCAAAGATGTTTTTTTCCATAGACTAACTATTTTAGATTTATTTTCGGAAGAGTTGTGCAAATATAATCCTATTTAACAACTGTACAGCATAACTGAGGGAATTAAATAAAAAATTAACTGCCTCTGTAGGTAGAATAGCCGTAAGGACTTAAAGTAATAGGGACATGATAATGTTTATTATCTTTTATTTCAAATACAATTTGAATATATGGATAAAACGTCTCTGTATTTTTACTTTTAAAGTATGATTCCGTGTAAAAAGTTAAACGGTATAGGCCGGGATTTCCATTTTCACTAAATAAAGGAAGAAATGAGTTAATTCTCCCGTTCGCTTCAGTATAAAGCTTATTAATGAATACCCATTCTCCATCAGGTGTAAGTCTGTCCAGATTTACTAAAACATTTGAGGCTGGAGTTCCGGAGGTAATATCAAGAATATGTGTACTTAACTGAAACTTTTGTTCTTGTGAATAAATTGATAAGTATGTAAATACACATAAAATTAATAGAAAAAGTTTTTTTTTCATAATTCAATTTTTTTAAATTAGTAATGATAGACAAGAACTTATGTTAGTCAGTTAAATGAATAATTTTTATAACAGTAATTATGTTAAACTTCAAAATCTAAATTTTCAGAATCATCAAGTTCCAGCGCCTTAATGCTTTGTATGGCATTACCCGCTATACCTTTAATAGAACCATACATGGAGATGGTATTTTCAATAACTTTATCTATTTGTTTTTCTCTTTGAGACCAGCTTTT contains these protein-coding regions:
- the mgtE gene encoding magnesium transporter yields the protein MEKNIFEGTPVEDLHPNDIAEQLEELNEKDRILNFFLLPRTQKTEVFTYLDPKIQQELLHGLGKKDIADLLNEMAPDDRTDFFVDLPDDLIKNTINLLDENERKIALQLLGYPEDSVGRLMTPNYIQAKKYWTVKHTLEHIKKFGRKAETLNFIYIVDQNDKLLDDIKIGKLLLADDDTKLEELGDDNFIALQSMMNQEEAIHVFEDYDRTALPVVSETGILVGIVTVDDILDIVKERDTEDIQKFGGLEALDIPYRDTPLVTLFKKRAGWLIILFLGEMLTASAMVHFEEEIEKAVVLALFVPLIISSGGNSGSQAATLIIRAMALKEINLRDWWYVMRKEIFSGLLLGLTLGIIGFVRILIWQNLHFYDYGPHWTLVGLTVAISLIGIVLWGTLSGAMIPFILRLFKLDPATSSAPFVATMVDVTGLIIYFSIASFILQGVLL
- a CDS encoding (Fe-S)-binding protein — translated: MAEYAAEGKSPEVLFWVGCSGSFDERAKKITKAFASLLQKARIDFAILGQEEGCTGDPAKRAGNEFLFQMQAIMNIEVLNSYEIKKIVTACPHCFNTLKNEYPQLGGEYEVLHHAQFLQNLLYEGRLKVEGGNFKGKKIVFHDPCYLGRANDQYEAPRQVLSALEADLIEMKRCRQNGLCCGAGGAQMFKEPEKGIKDINIERTEEALDKSPNIIATGCPFCNTMLTDGIKVKEKSLQVFVKDLAELLNEAIN
- a CDS encoding MlaD family protein, with translation MKIRKEFKAGIIVIISLLSFWWLFQFLKGRDVFSSQDSYYVKFNKVEGLSKSKNVSINGLKVGMVESITPIPTKNNNVSFLVELRVQKEFKFSKNSVAQIVTSLMNGAEINLLLAEDNAEIAKSGDTLKGMILPGIMDLAGSELKPLSNNANNVLMRLDSTLAATNKLLNEKNRNHIETALSNLNLAISEFNSLGKNANALISGNSVKLTTALDNANKMLVTTNSTVEKYGSVADKLNQTDFEQTLKKLESTLNDLNQITGKINSGNGSLGKLMNDNGLYNNLNDASKNLSVLLDDFKTNPKRYVHFSVFGGGKDKDKKQTIEKSELPNE
- a CDS encoding (Fe-S)-binding protein, producing MEYLRSILFLAFAIGGIGLFVRNLLRIRRNILLGKKSNRSDQPSVRLKLMARIAIGQGKMMAKPVAGFFHIIVYLGFLIVNVELIEIFIDGIFGTHRYLGHIIPTQLYNFVTATLDFLAVSVMISVSVFFIRRNITKVPRLNSRDLIGWPKIDGNLILIIEFVMMFALLSMNSADINLQLLDHRETLGYFPISHLILGNAFSGLSVHSLIIIEKSSWWFHYLGILFFMNYLYFSKHLHILFAFPNTYFSNLNKKGQLNSLEAITKEVRSMMDPNIDPYAATPEGTIPEKFGASDATDLSWIQLLNAYTCTECGRCTSNCPANLTGKKLSPRKIMMSVRDRIEDIGKNINKNGIFIEDGKQLLGDYITSEELWACTTCNACVESCPVLIDPLSIIIDLRRYLVMEQSAAPQELNMMMANMENNSAPWQFSQSDRANWIHE
- a CDS encoding WG repeat-containing protein translates to MIDSTGKAITPCIYDEISYLSNGLALVEKEEKYRLIYTYGNVITPLICDGITYFSNEIVSE
- the uraH gene encoding hydroxyisourate hydrolase, translated to MKKKLFLLILCVFTYLSIYSQEQKFQLSTHILDITSGTPASNVLVNLDRLTPDGEWVFINKLYTEANGRINSFLPLFSENGNPGLYRLTFYTESYFKSKNTETFYPYIQIVFEIKDNKHYHVPITLSPYGYSTYRGS